A DNA window from Bubalus bubalis isolate 160015118507 breed Murrah chromosome 22, NDDB_SH_1, whole genome shotgun sequence contains the following coding sequences:
- the LOC123331121 gene encoding translation initiation factor IF-2-like produces MATGLLKALKLSKPVKNLFTHERENCDVIGATKANDAHLGYRGAERRRDVSQRPALRMQGTGRILITGKSQTPLQELHRPERKADRTACCPAPGQRRDLLTQLANSRRTRCPSAPACRARLPSPARPARRSRRSGPPNSNLRTPGKLRADLPARFPSATESRFPGRTGGRTCAQLRLPRAPRRRTHSPGGSLPSPRRPAPATWALASERARAQQPGARGLLGTQGARWGARGGPAAPARHPLRPAPAPITALSAGRGLWGPRAGPQRPGPAGSAGSPGWLRRRVRSERASGRASGERARGRVGGRRRGGEDALGRARWAGGGEERVVGGRRRQTALCVAGPGAAETPAPPGAQVRALGTAAAPPPRAHPRARTPARPSSTALLTAPRRPSPSQENPEERWK; encoded by the exons CTAAAGGCTCTGAAGCTCTCCAAGCCAGTAAAAAACCTTTTTACACATGAGAGAGAGAATTGTGATGTGATAGGAGCTACTAAGGCA AACGACGCGCACCTAGGGTACCGCGGGGCGGAGAGGAGGCGGGATGTCTCGCAGAGGCCAGCCCTGCGGATGCAGGGCACCGGCAGAATACTAATTACAGGAAAAAGCCAAACACCCTTACAGGAGCTCCACCGTCCAGAAAG GAAAGCGGACCGGACTGCGTGCTGCCCTGCACCCGGACAACGCCGGGATCTGCTCACTCAACTCGCCAACTCGCGTCGCACCCGGTGTCCGTCAGCACCAGCTTGCCGGGCCCGGCTCCCTTCGCCCGCCCGCCCTGCCCGGCGGAGCCGCAGATCAGGGCCACCGAACAGTAACTTGCGGACGCCAGGGAAACTCCGTGCGGATCTCCCCGCCCGCTTTCCGTCTGCCACGGAGTCCCGCTTCCCCGGGCGCACCGGAGGGCGCACTTGTGCCCAGCTGCGCCTTCCCCGGGCCCCCCGCAGGCGCACCCACTCACCTGGGGGCTCGCTGCCCTCTCCACGGCGTCCCGCGCCAGCCACCTGGGCGTTGGCATCCGAAAGGGCGCGCGCTCAGCAGCCGGGCGCCCGCGGGCTCCTGGGGACCCAGGGCGCGCGGTGGGGCGCACGGGGCGGACCCGCGGCGCCCGCTCGGCACCCGCTGCGGCCGGCGCCCGCTCCGATCACAGCCCTCTCCGCGGGACGCGGGCTGTGGGGACCCCGCGCGGGCCCCCAGCGCCCCGGTCCCGCCGGCTCGGCCGGCTCCCCGGGGTGGCTCAGACGCCGGGTCCGGAGCGAGAGAGCGAGCGGGCGCGCGTCCGGAGAGAGGGCGAGGGGGCGAGTGGGCGGGCGCAGAAGAGGCGGAGAGGACGCGCTGGGCCGGGCCAGGTGGGCGGGTGGCGGGGAGGAGCGGGTGGTCGGCGGCCGGCGCCGGCAGACAGCGCTGTGCGTGGCGGGACCCGGAGCCGCCGAGACTCCGGCACCTCCCGGAGCCCAAGTGAGGGCTCTTGGCACCGCAGCCGCTCCGCCGCCGCGCGCGCACCCTCGCGCGCGCACCCCCGCGCGCCCCTCCTCCACCGCCCTCCTGACAGCTCCGCGCAGACCGAGTCCTTCTCAGGAAAATCCAGAAGAGCGGTGGAAGTAG